The sequence below is a genomic window from Oncorhynchus gorbuscha isolate QuinsamMale2020 ecotype Even-year unplaced genomic scaffold, OgorEven_v1.0 Un_scaffold_1315, whole genome shotgun sequence.
TGGTACAGACATTGAGGGAGTgttttgaacaggtacagtagtcagtgggtcagaggttaggtgttCAGTAGAAACACGCACTGTGGTATTGGATGTACAGGTTGAGGtttttgaacaggtacagtagtcagtgggtcagaggttagagtCTGGTAGACAGCACTGTGGTATTGAAACACGCACTGTGGTATTGGATGTAGTTTGtttttgaacaggtacagtagtcactgggtcagaggttagagtTAGACAGCTGTTCAGTAGAAACACGCACTGTGGTATTGGATGTAGTTTGtttttgaacaggtacagtagtcagtgggtcagaggttaggagtCTCGTAGACATCTGTTCAGTAGAAACACGCACTGTGGTATTGGATGTAGTTGTACAGACATTGAGGTTGtttttgaacaggtacagtagtcagtgggtcagaggttaggagtCTGGTAGACAGCTGTTCAGTAGAAACACGCACTGTGGTATTGGATGTAGTTTGTTTTTGTAGAAGGAGTgttttgaacaggtacagtagtcactGGGTCAGACGTTAGGTGTTCAGTAGAAACACGCACTGTGGTATTGGATGTAGTTGtttttgaacaggtacagtagtcactgggtcagaggttagagtCTGGTAGACAGCTGTTCAGTAGAAACACGCACTGTGGTATTGGATGTAGTTGGTACAGGCATTGAGGTCGTgttttgaacaggtacagtagtcactGGGTCAGAGGTTAGCACATCTGTTCAGTAGAAACACGCACTGTGGTATTGGATGTAGTTGGTACAGGCGTTGAGGTCGTgttttgaacaggtacagtagtcagtgggtcagaggtttttAGGTACAGTAGTCACTGGGTCCAGTAGAAACACGCACTGTGGTATTGATGTAGTTGGTACAGGTTGgttttgaacaggtacagtagtcactgggtcagaggttaggtgttcagtagaaacacgcactgtggtattggatgtagttgtttttgaacaggtacagtagtcagtgggtcagaggttggGTCCAGTAGAAACACGCACTGTGGTATTGGATGTAGTTGGTACAGGCATTCGTGTTTTGAACAGGTACAGTcactgggtcagaggttaggagtAGAAACACGCACTGTGGTATTGGATGTAGTTGGTACAGGTGTAGAAGGAGTgttttgaacaggtacagtagtcagtgggtcagaggttaggtgttcagtagaaacacgcactgtggtattggatgtagttgtttttgaacaggtacagtagtcactgggtcagaggttaggagtCTGGTAGACAGCTGTTCAGTAGAAACACGCACTGTGGTATTGGATGTAGTTGGTACAGGCATTGAGGTCGTgttttgaacaggtacagtagtcagtgggtcagaggttaggtgttCAGTAGAAACACGCACTGTGGTATTGGATGTAGTTTTTTGGTACAGGCATTGAGGGTCGTGTTTGAACAGGTGCagtagtcagtgggtcagaggttaggtgttCAGTAGAAACACGCACTGTGGTATTGGATGTAGTTGGTACAGGCATTGAGGTCGTgttttgaacaggtacagtagtcagtgggtcagaggttaggagtCTCGTCGACATCTGTTCAGTAGAAACATGCACTGTGGTATTGGATGTAGTTTGtttttgaacaggtacagtagtcagtGGATCAGAGGTTAGGAGTCTCGTCGACATCTGTTCAGTAGAAACACGCACTGTGGTATTGGATGTAGTTTGtttttgaacaggtacagtagtcagtgggtcagaggttaggagtCTCGTCGACATCTGTTCAGTAGAAACACGCACTGTGGTATTGGATGTAGTTTGtttttgaacaggtacagtagtcagtgggtcagaggttaggtgttCAGTAGTTAACTGTTCTGGTGAAGTATGTTCTGTGGAATTGAATGTAGTTTGTCCAGACGATGAGGGAGTGTTTTGGACAGGTGCAGTCATAGCACTTGTAGGTATGTAACTAGTAGTCACTTGCTCTGTGGTAGTGAATATAGTTGGTACAGGTGTAGAGGGAGTATTTTGGACAGGTGCAGTAATTGCTTGAGCAGAGCTTGTGTGTTCGGTAGAAACCCGCACTGTGGTATTGAAAGTAGCGCTTGTATGTATGTAACCAGTAGTTGCTTGCTCTCTAGTTAATGTAGTTGCTACAGGCATTGAGATATTGCTTTGAACAGGTACAGGAGTTgctgggtcagaggttaggtgttCATTAGCTAACTGTTCAGTTGAAGCATGTTCTGAGGAAATCAATGAAGCTGGTACAGGCATAGCGATATTGCTTTGAACAGGTACAATAGTCGCTTGGTCAGACGTTAGGCGTTCAGTAGTCAACTGTTCAGTAACATTTACTGTGGTATTGAATGTAGTTGGTTTTTTAACAGTAGTTCCATGTTCGGTAGTTAGGTGTTTTGTAGTTAACTGTTCAATTGAACCTTGGTCTGTGGTAGTGAATGTAGTTGGTACTGGTGTAGATGGAGTGTTTTGAACAGGTAAGCCTACAGTAGTTGGTACTGGTGTAGATGGAGTGTTTTGAACAGGTACGCCTACAGTAGTTGGTACTGGTGTAGATGGAGTGTTTTGAACAGGTAAGCCTACAGTAGTTGGTACTGGTGTAGATGGAGTGTTTTGAACAGGTAAGCCTACAGTAGTTGGTACTGGTGTAGATGGAGTGTTTTGAACAGGTAAGCCTACAGTAGTTGGTACTGGTGTAGATGGAGTGTTTTGAACAGGTAAGCCTACAGTAGTTGGTACTGGTGTAGATGGAGTGTTTTGAACAGGTAAGCCTACAGTAGTTGCTTGGTCAGAGGTTGGTAAAAGATCTAAAAGAATATGTTGGATCTGCACAAAATGGGTAGTTGTTAGCTTAGGTGTTACTTCATCTGTAGTTGACTGTTCAGCAGTGGCAAGCACAGTAGCTGTGGGAGGAGTTGTTTGTGGCACAGTAGCTGTGGGAGGAGTTGTTTGTGGCACAGTAGCTGTGGGAGGAGTTGTTTGTGGCACAGTAGCTGTGGGAGGAGTTGTAGGTGGCATCTGGGTAGTTGGTCGCTTCATTTCTGTAAGGAATATATACAAATACATTAGAATCAAGGGTCAAATGTATTTAATTCATAACAAACACAttaaatcatgtttacatactgctttactcatctcatatgtatatactgtattctattctactgtattttagtctatgccactctgacatggctcatcctaatatttctatattctTTCATTCctttcttttacttttaggttgtgtgtattgttatgaattgctagatattactgcactgttggagctagaaacacaagcatttcctgCAATTACATCTTAATTAATGTgaccaatataatttgattttattttgtaTCTTAATTGTTTTCTCTGTTTCTATTTGCTTTCTTAAAAGTTGCTACCGGACAAAATTTGAATCCCATCTAACAAAAATGTACCAAACTCACCACCATGGCAGACAAACCCCAACTGATGTTGCACCACTGGACATTCCACTTGTTATCGTTGAGTATAAGAGAAGTACAGTTCTGGTCCCCTCTGAAGTTGTTAGTCTGATTGGTCTTCCAGAAGCGGTATGAGGAGTTGCTcccatctgaccacttccatggGTCTTTGAAGAGACCAATCCACATGCTCTGGGACAGTGACATGTTCTGGACGTGATGGTTTTCCTCTCTGGACCGTATGCTGGCCAGGTCTGTGTACGTACCCCGGCAGTGGTCTTGAGCCTCTCTCCAAGTCTTGCTGTCATCAATGAAGATGTGACTGTTACTAGCGTTTTTCCCTGTCAGAGGATAGAAAATACATGCATGGAGCATTGGAGATATAGCAGGGTGCAGGGTTGAGCATTGGAGATATAGCAGGGTGCAGGGTTGAGCATTGGAGATATAGCAGGGTGCAGGGTTGAGCATTGGAGATATACCGGGGTGCAGGGTTGAGCATTGGAGATATAGCGGGGTGCAGGGGTTGAGCGGGGTGCAGGGTTGAGCATTGGAGATATAGTGGGGTGCAGGGTTGAGCATTGGAGATATAGCAGGGTGCAGGGTTGAGCATTGGAGATATAGCAGGGTGCAGGGTTGAGCATTGGAGATATAGCAGGGTGCAGGGTTGAGCATTGGAGATATAGCGGGGTGCAGGGTTGAGCATTGGAGATATAGGGTGCAGGGTTGAGCATTGGAGGGGTGCAGGGTTGAGCATTGGAGATATAGCGGGGTGCAGGGTTGAGCATTGGAGATATAGCGGGGTGCAGGGTTGAGCATTGGAGATATAGCGGGGTGCAGGGTTGAGCATTGGAGATATAGCAGGGTGCAGGGTTGAGCATTGGAGATATAGCGGGGTGCAGGGTTGAGCATTGGAGATATAGCGGGGTGCAGGGTTGAGCATTGGAGATATAGCAGGGTGCAGGGTTGAGCATTGGAGATATAGCGGGGTGCAGGGTTGAGCATTGGAGATATACGGGGTGCGGGGTGCAGGGTTGAGCATTGGAGATATACCGGGGTGCAGGGTTGAGCATTGGAGATATAGCGGGGTGCAGGGTTGAGCATTGCCCAGACAatttttaaatgtaaatttaacttatatttaaccaggtagacaagttgagaacaagttcccatttacaattgcgacctggccaaggtaaagcaaagcagtttgacacatacaacaacacagagttacacatggagtaaaacaaaacatacagtcaataatacagtagaacaataagtctatatacaatgtttaagtgaggtgagataagggaggtaaaggcaaaaaaaggccatggtggcgaagtaaatacaatatagcaagtaaaaaaaTAATTATGCTCACGTAATCACCCAACTGATTATACCCAAGTCATGTTTAACAGTTGAAATTGCAGTCAGCAAGCTTTAAAACAGGCTAAACATGTCTCACTGCCCATCCAGACATATCATCCTGGAATCGGCCCTGGTTTGAATCTGATATGCGGTTGAAATTGATGTAGGATTACTCACCATCAAAGCAAACAAAACCTCTTTTGATTTGGCAATTATCCTCAAACCACTGTCCGTTTGGATCCATTGCAGCACAGCTGTCTTGAGTATTGTTTTGTTTCGGCTCTGCTGCCCTCCAGTTGAAAAACGCAATCTTTCTCTGATCTGGTAATGACCAGTGCCACTCAAATTCATCTCCAAACTCCAGTCCTATCCAGACACTGGCTGTACCATTCGGTACCAATTGTACAAGTCTATCCAGATCCCCTGAGTTGTAGATGGTTGCCAAGTCAGTGTACATGTCTCTACAGTAAGTCTGGGCTTGGCTATAATTCATTTGAAGGCTAATATAGTGATACTGAGGAGGGGAGATACTGAGAGTCAGGTAACACAGTCctgtaaaatacaatcaaaaaccaTTAGAGAGCAAGTTAATCATATCTCCTTGCTGCATGCATAGGtttcacacacacatcctgttaaTATCACAGAATATCAACGTATAATACACATCATGTTGCTTTTCATGAACAGAGAGAACTATGAAAGGATCCTGAAAAATGGCCTGCCGTTTGAAAGTTACCCATGTGTTGATTGGGTAACAGACGATCAGTCTTTATGTATGAGGTACTCCCAACACTTATACCTCTTTCTGACGGATTTATATTTTAATGCCTTATTCAATGATGCCTAAATTATCACAATGACTCCAACAAATAACTTTGATGTTATTGAAAGCACTGACGAATGACATACCTGAGACTGACAGGAGACGCAACAGTGCAGTGCTCCTCTTCATGACTGTAGCTTCTCACTAGTCTTCAGAATGGCTTGTCAAACTGAAATCGCTGTAACTGTCCATCACTAACGTTCAGATCTAACCAAAACATACAAACTGTGACACCCTGTGTTCTAGTCGAATACAAAATCATCTGAAATGGAGGCCACTGACACCCGTTGTAACTTAGTTGACTGACTTATTAAGACTCCCTAGTAGTAAGGTGTTTAAGAATGTGACCGTTCTTGTTTATAAAGATAACACATGTTTTAGGTTCAcccttgtcgcaatgttctctgACAAGGTAGTGCATCAGGTTTAGATGTGTCACTCTTATACACAGAGCCCACATGATGAGGCTGTGACAGGTGGTAAGAAAACATGTCAGTCAAGAACACGGAAGTGTGTCACCAAAAACCACATGATAACTGACAAAATGTACATAATCACAGTGTGAAACTGTTGAGATACACTGATAATGGAAAAGTCATTGCTCGGCCTATTCGCCTACAGATAACAAGCAATTGTCTCAGAACGGTCCATTTTGTATTGAAAAATAGAATGCTAGTTGACAGTCCAAGTCATTAGTAAGGTGTTAGGAATGAGGTTGAGCAATTCAGGTTACTCTGTATGAAGATACCTTCCCAAACAGGTGACactatactgtagttactgtctTTTGCTGGTGTGACAAATGAGCGTGAAACAAAATGATTAATGAAGTTAGCGACAGAATTGTTCACTCAAGGGCATGACCTATTGTCACGCCCTTGAGTGAACAGACCTATTGTTCCCCTTTAAAGAACAAGGAAGTTTAACTCTGCTTCATGCAAAAGACTAGGAGCCCACactgtacagcaccagtcaaaagtttggacaactcattcaaggtttatttttatttttaatttaaacaattttctacattgtagaataatagagaagacatcaaaactattaaataacacatatggaatcatgtagtaaccaaaaaagtattaaacatcaaaatatatgttgtatttgagattcttcaaagtagccacagtttgccttgatgaaagcttggcacactcttggcattctctcaaccagcttcacctggaatgcttttccaacagtctggaagtagttcccacatatgctgagcacttgttggctgcttttccttcactctgcggttcaactcttcccaaaccatctcaaccttcttggtcaaatatcccttgcACAGCCTAGGTGGGACGGCATATCGCTGTGGTAGCGATGCTGGTTAAGtgagccttgaattctaaataaatcactgaccgtgtcaacagcaaagcaccgccacaccatcacacctcctcctccatgcttcacggtgggaaccacacatgcagagatcatccattcacctactctgagtctcacaaagacaaagcggttggaaccaaaaatctaaaatttggactcaccagaccaaaggacagatttccaccggtctaatgtccaatgctcatgtttcttggcccaagcaagtctcttcttattattggtgtccttttgtagtggtttctttgcagcaagtcAACCATTAAAGCCTAattcaagcagtctcctctgaacagttgatgttgagatgtgtgttacttgaactctgtgaagaatttatttgggctgcattttctgaagctggtaactctaatgaactctgggtctttctttcctgtggtggtcctcatgagagacagtttcatcatagtgtttgatggtttttgcgactgcactgttaaagttcttaaaatgttccacattgactgatcgtcatgttcttgccataatatggacttggtcttataccaaatagggctatcttctgtataccatccctttttattttttatatcacctttatttaaccaggtaggctagttgagaacacctttatttaaccaggtaggctagttaagaacacctttatttaaccaggtaggctagttgagaacacctttatttaaccaggtaggctagttgagaacacctttatttaaccaggtaggctagttgagaacacctttatttaaccaggtaggctggttgagaacacctttatttaaccaggtaggctggttgagaacacctttatttaaccaggtaggctagttgagaacacctttatttaaccaggtaggctagttgagaacacctttatttaaccaggtaggctagttgagaacacctttatttaaccaggtaggctagttgagaacacctttatttaaccaggtaggctagttgagaacaagttctcagttCTCATTTgcaagcaaagcagtgtgaacagacaacacagagttacacatggagtaaacaattaacaaggccaagataaagcaaagcagtgtgaacagacaacacagagttacacatggagtaaacaattaacaagtcaataacacagtagaaacccagcctaaaaaaaagagagtctatatacattgaaAAACTCCCTAGTGCAAAATGCATgagaggtaggcgaataattacaattttgcggGTAGAGattaacaatggagtgataaatgatcagatggtcaaatgtacaggtagagatattggtgtgcaaaagagcagaaaagtaaataaataaaaacagtacggggatgaggtaggtaaaaatccctaccttgtcacaacacaactgattggactGGCTCAaacacaaggcacacctgttaattgaaaagcattcaaggtgattgcctcgtgaagctggttgagagaatgcaaagagtgtgtagggctgtcatcaaggtaaagggggATACTTTGAATCTTGAAAAAATAAAacattccatatgtattatttcatactttgatgtcttcactattattctacaatgtataaaatagtaaaaataaagaaaaaccctggaatgagtaggtgtgttcaaacttttgactggtgctgtatgtgaGAATGATTCCCATGTTACATGTCTCAAATTTAAAATCAAAATCAGCATGAATAAAGCACACAACCACCAGGAAAAAACGAGCAAATAAAGTAGAAAATAGAAGACTTAACTGAACCTCTATCATCTCCCGAGGCTGCTTTACCCAACTTTGCATATACAGTAGCCTCAACTTCCTGGATTTGTATAGGCTACACCAAAATATACAATTAGCATTTTCTCTCAAAATAATCACGTGATGAGAAAAGTGAATAAACAAACAGACACTGAGCCATATTGGTTGCATGTTTTATACTTTTTTAAAGGATTATTTAACCCTAAACATATTTGAGATTAAGAATCATTGTGAAATAAAGCAGTTTAAATGTCTTACAGGCATGTGTCAAATGTAGTTTAACCAGCTGTCCTCCTGTCAAACCACCACCATTATTCAACCATGAAATGTATTAGGAAGAGGCTTTTGCAGAATAATCTTTCATCATCAGCTGATAAATATCCCAAATTGAGGTCCACAATCGATGTAGTCTACATTGATTTACATATATTCATATTAGTTACACTTGTAAAATGTAATGTTGTTTAATTTGTGAATCTGTTGATTTTCCTTAATATATTAGGTACAGTATATAGAGGGAAATTGAAACGTTAGTCCTACCACTGGTGAATGTTGCAACTGTTCTGCCCAGAGACATTGTGGCTCTAAAGACACTGTCACTGGCATTGAGCCAACATGGCTTCCTTTCCGTGTAAACAACAACAGCATCAAGTAAACGGGGTTTGAGTGTAGGCCTATTACCTCGCATTTGGTCCGTCTCTTGATTTCGCAAATAATATGCAACTACAAATAGTTATGTAACCTACAACGATGTGCCGAAGGTGTTTCTAGTGAGTATATTGCGTTCCCCCAATTGTAACTCGCGAAATAATATTTTGAGGCCAACATTAGCATTAGTTAACtagacagctaacgttagctcgctggctagctagctaccaccAATGATTTTGAAACAGCTAGCTAGCCGGCAAGTTATCTAGCGAAACATGGTGTGAGTTTTTAAACGGTTGATGCTTGCTGTGATATTTAATTGCTTACAATCATCGTATACATTTGTTTAGTTTACATACAGTAGCTACGTGCTAGCTAACTAAAGTTAGCTAACGTCTGGTCTAATTTGCCATTGCTTTCTAAACCAGAAGTACATATTAGCTTTTTTTATCATTGCCAACGCTGGATTAAAGTGATCTCTCATTTGTCCACTTGGATGACACCAGTGTTTATAAAAATGTTTAGCTAGCTAAAGTCAACTGACCGTCTTAAATGTAACTACCTAGCGAGGCAACTCGTTAGCCAACTACcgaacatagctagctagctacgacatttgttttattttagctagctagtaacTAACGTTAGTAATGTGGAGGAAGGCCTGTCAAATCTAAGGTCAGTTGATACGATTAAGGAGTATTTATCATTATTACAGTACCGGGCATACCCCATTCCAtggtagctagcaagctaacatgTCAGTTATTTAGGCCTTTCTAGTTTTAATTAAACAGTTTAACGTtacctagctagttagcagggacaacctaactagctagctactggtaaatcaaatcaaatgtatttatatagcccttcgtacatcagccgatatctcaaagtgctgtacagaaacccagcctaaaaccccaaacagcaagcaatgcaatgcgggtgtagaagcacggtaagTTGTTAGATCAAATAATTACCAGTGAGAATACTGAATGTCTTACAATCAGCTGAATATCTTCAGCTGTCTAAGTAGCTAGGGGCCTACAAGTGGCATTTATGTGAATACATTTCGCTGGCCACATGATGATGTAGCTAGTCTTGAAAAATAGTTATCAATTGTGATAATGTAACCTTCAACCCCAACAGATTATTGTCCTTCAGACAACTCAACATCCTCCTCTCCGCTGGGTAGCTCAATAGCCATGTCATCGCATCAGCCCACCAGTTCAGCCTCCAACAGTCCCACCAGCACCTTTGGCTCGCCTTTCTCAGTCATCAGCCCCTCACTGGGCTCCCTGGTGTGGCACCCTCCATGGGTTATGGGCCTATTAGCAGTAGCCAGGTGAGAAACACACCCAGGGTCCTTGTTTTGCTTTCATCTTTGCATTTAAATGATCCTACTCTTTAAATGATATGTATGTGTTTATTCTCTTGCATTATTTCCAAGCTCAGACTAGTGCTGAAGTTTGTTGCTGTGCACAGAAAGGCTGACATTTAGGCTAGCCTACGTAGCctagatgtttattttttttaatcagtCATGATAACAGcattgttatatatttttttcttccactttttgtTTGTGCACAGATCAACTCTACAATGGGGATGCACTCAATCAGCAGCTCGGATGATGTCAAACCCCCGTTTGGCTTGAGGCCTATGTCTGCACACAGCCCTGGGATAATGCTCTCCCAGAAACGCATGTGTGCCATCTGTGGAGACCGCTCCTCTGGTGAGTGCTGTGCACTAAGAGCAGGGTTAGTAGAGGTGAAACGTCGGGCCGGGGACTTATTTTAAATCCCAGCAAATTCAGAGAGGATAATCCTTTTTGTCAGCTGTCTTCAGCTGTGTGtcctgacctctccccatcaGTCTAACCAATGTTCTTTACTGGCCTGTTTCATTCTATGTCACTATAGAAACAATAAAGGCACATGAAACGCTGCAGATTCATTAATTAGTGAAGCTCTACGTAACTGCTCATCAAAAAACAAAATCTGTCCTCATTCCTACATAGTGTATACCATTACCGCGGTAATATCACGCTACCAAAACATCATGATACTTAGAATACCGTAGTACTGTTTCATATGATACTACTGACTCTTTCAGCCCTCTAAAGAATGTGCCTGTTATTAAATGTTTATAAAGTCAGTTTTGTTTATAAATTTAGTTGAATTTTAGAAATAGTCACTAGTCTCTTGTATGCGCAGGTCACGTGTGGCAGCTGTGACCTGCGCATACTGCTTCTCTTAGCTTTCCCTACCTGCCcgcccctcactcacctgcttctcttagCTTTCCCTACCTGCCcgcccctcactcacctgcttctcttagCTTTCCTACCTGCCcgcccctcactcacctgcttctcttcgCTTTCCCTACCTGCCcgcccctcactcacctgcttctcttagCTTTCCCTACCTGCCcgcccctcactcacctgcttctctatgCTTTCCCTACCTGCCcacccctcactcacctgcttctcttagCTTTCCCTACCTGCCcgcccctcactcacctgctttcTCACTCAGCTTTCCCTACCTGCCcgcccctcactcacctgcttctcttagCTTTCCCTACCTGCCcgcccctcactcacctgcttctcttagCTTTCCCTACCTGCCcgcccctcactcacctgcttctcttagCTTTCCCTACCTGCCcgcccctcactcacctgcttctcttagCTTTCCCTACCTGCCcgcccctcactcacctgcttctcttagCTTTCCCTACCTGCCcgcccctcactcacctgcttctcttagCTTTCCCTACCTGCCcgcccctcactcacctgcttcccTACCTGCCCGCCCCTCACTCATTCTTAGCTTTCCCTACCTGCccgccctcactcacctgcttctcttagCTTAACCTACCTGCCCGCCCCTCACTCACCTGTTAT
It includes:
- the LOC124022285 gene encoding C-type mannose receptor 2-like, with the translated sequence MKRSTALLRLLSVSGLCYLTLSISPPQYHYISLQMNYSQAQTYCRDMYTDLATIYNSGDLDRLVQLVPNGTASVWIGLEFGDEFEWHWSLPDQRKIAFFNWRAAEPKQNNTQDSCAAMDPNGQWFEDNCQIKRGFVCFDGKNASNSHIFIDDSKTWREAQDHCRGTYTDLASIRSREENHHVQNMSLSQSMWIGLFKDPWKWSDGSNSSYRFWKTNQTNNFRGDQNCTSLILNDNKWNVQWCNISWGLSAMVK